The genomic stretch GATCGTGCTGAAGAGCAACCGCCTGTACACGACCACCCTGATGACCCCGACCGGCACGCCCGCCGCCGTCCTCGACTCCGGCCGTGCGATCCTGGATTCGTTCACGCTGACCACGAAGTAACCGAGGTCACCACCGTCATCCGGCGCAGCGGGCGAGGAACACAGTGTTCCTCGCCCGCTGCGCCATGTCGTGTCTCCAGCCGGCCGGATCAGCCCTTCAGTGCGGCCCCGATCGCGTCGGGCAGGGGCGTGGTGGGGCGGCCGATCAGGCGGGAGAGGTCGCCGCTGTGGGTGCTCAGTTCGCCCCGCGCGATGCCGGCGTCGCTGTCAGCGAATACGGCCGCAAGGGAACCAGGCAGGCCGAGGCCGGTCAGGGCGGCCGTGTACTCCGGGACACTCTGGTTCACGTACGCGTAGGGCTGGCCGGTCTGACGGCTGATCTCGCCGGCAATATCAGCCAGCGTGACGGGCGTGTCGCCGCCGAGTTCGTAGGTCGCGTTCGCGTGGCCGTCGGTGCTCAGGACGGCGGCGGCAGCCTCGGCGTAGTCCTCGCGGGGGGCGGGGGTCACCTGGCCGTCGCCGGCCGCGCCCAGGAGGACGCCGTGCGGAAGACTCTGGGCGAGGTTGCCCGTGTAGTTCTCGGTGTACCAGCCGTTACGCAGCAGCGCGAAGGGCACGCCGGAATCACGCAGGATCGTCTCGGTGGCCTGGTGGTCGGCGGCGAGCTGCATGGTGGACGTGTCAGCGTTCAGGATGCTGGTGTACGCCAGGAGCTGCACGCCGGCGTCCCGCGCCGCCGCGATGACGTTGCGGTGCTGGCCGGGTCGGTCGTCAAAGTCGTTGCTGGAGATCAGCAGCAGCTTCTGGATGCCGTCCAGGGCGGCGGCCAGGGTCTCCGGGCGGTGGTAGTCGGCGTGGCGCACCACGACGCCCTGCGCGGCCAGATCCTCCGCCTTCGCTGGATCACGCACCAGGGCGGCGACGCTGCCCGCCGGCACACCCCGGTCAAGCAGCGCGTGGATCACGAGGCGACCCAGGTGGCCGGTGGCTCCGGTGACGGCGATGGTGGGGGCCTGTGTGCTGGAGGTGGTCATGGTGAACTCCTTTGAGCGAGAGACGGTGGCTGGATGGTGTAAACGAATTACTTACATGCTGGTCAAAAAAAAACAGCCCGCCCGTGCGGCCAGATCCGAGAGCACGTCGGCCAGCGTGGTGCGGGCGAGTTCCCGTTCCATGGCGGCCTGGGCCTCTCCGAAGCGCTGTTCCAGGGTCGCCTGGATGTTGGCCCCGACCGGGCAGCGGGGATGCGGATGCTCGTGCAGCCGGAACACGGAGTCCTGGCCGTTGACGGCCCGGTACACGTCCAGCAGCGTGATCTGCGCGGCCGGCCGGGTCAGGGCCGCGCCGGCGACCCCGCGCTGCGTGCTGAGCAGCCCCGCGCGGCGCAGCAGCCCGGTCACGTTGCGGATCACGACCGGGTTGGTGCCCACGCTGGCGGCAATCTCGGCAGAGCTCGCGTGCTCCGGGTACGAGCTGATCAGGGACAGCACATGGACAGCCACAGCGTACTGACTGTTCATGCGACGTTCCCCGTGACCAACATGTAACCAGTCTACTTACATCTCGGAATCACTGTCAAGAGCCGGTCCGTCGCCTCTGGCTCAGGACGATACGAACTGATCGGCCCAGGCGTGCAGGAAGGCCCCCAGCCCAGGCTGCTCGGGCACCTGCGCGTGGGCGTGGCGGGCCAGCAGCGGCAGGGTGCCCACCTGCACGCCGTAGCCCGCGATCTCCAGCATGGCCTCGTCGTTGTCGCTGTCCCCGAAGGCGACGGTCTGGTGGGACGGCACACCCAGCGCGTCCGCGATCAGCGACAGGGCCGCGCCCTTGTGGGCCCCGACCGGCGTGACGGTCAGGAAATGCGGGTACGGCTCCTGTGCCCCGGTGAGCACCAGATGCGGATGCGACCCGCGCAGCTGTTGCGCGAAGCCCGCCACGTGCGGGTGAAAGTACCCGACCTTCAGGATCTCGCCGCGCGGCGCGTCGGCCAGCGGCCGGTACCCGCGTGCGACCATCCACGGTTCGGGCTCGGTGCCGGGCGGCACGTCCAGGTACAGATGCGTGGCCGTGAACAGGACGACCCGCGCGCCGTCCAGTTCATGGGCCAGCACACCCTCCAGATCGTCCGGCGTGAACACGGCCTCGGTGTGCAGCGTGCCGTTCACCTCGATGCGGCCCCCGTTGTTCGTGGCGACTGCGTCGGGCTGCATGACCTCGTGAACGCGCACGGGCGCGGCGTCCCGCCCGGTGATGATCGCCAGTTTCACGCCCAGCTGCCGCAGCCGGCCCAGGGCACTCACGACATCGGCCGCCACGGCGTCTCCCCGATCCGGGATCAGGGTGCCGTCCAGATCGAAGGCCATCAGCAGGGGCAGGGTGGTGGGAGGGGGGGCGCTCACCGCCCAAAGCTACCGCATCGTCACGGACTGCCAACAGAACCGCGCCGCCCCACGGTGGGAGGCGGCGCGGCGCTGGACGCGTGGGGCTTACTCGCCCTGGGCGCTCTCGTTGGTCTCAGCCGGAGCGGCCTGGGCGCTGGCGGCCTCAGCCTTGCTGGCCTTGCTCGCGGCGGCGTCCTTCATCACGCGGCTGCGGTCGCTCTTGATGCGGGCGGCCTTACCACGCAGGTCGCGCAGGTAGTACAGCTTGGCGCGGCGCACCTTGCCGCGCTCCAGCACCGTGATCCGGGCAAGCAGCGGGCTGCTGAAGGGGAACACGCGCTCCACGCCCTCGCCGAAGCTGATCTTGCGCACGGTGAAGCTCTTGCGGCTGCCCGTGCCGTTCAGGGCGATGACCACGCCCTCGAAGGCCTGGTTGCGGGTGCGGTTGCCTTCCACGACCTTGGTCTCCACACGGACGGTGTCGCCGGCGCGGAATTCAGGGTGATCCGTCTTGATATGGGGCTGCTCGACGGCGCGCAGGATGGCCCCACGGTTGACTTTCACGGCGTTCTGCATATGTGCTCCTCTGGGCAGCGGACCGCCCCACGATCCCACACGCGCGGGCAGAGGCGTTCGTACTCCGGTACTCCTGACCCACGCACGCTGGCGTCAGGTCAAACCGGAGCAGTATACGCGGATCCGGCGTCGCCAGCAAGGGCCGGTGGGTGGGCCGTCGCCCGCGCACCGATATGAAATCTGCACCACATCACACTTGAACGGCCCGGGCCACGGCAGCATCGGCCATGTGACCTCCCCCCAGCTTCCAGACGATCTCCTGGCCGGAGCGGAACATGCGGCGGCCCTCCAGCGCCGCCGGCTTGCCGAGGCGCAGGCCCGTGAACACGTCGGCGCCGCCGGCTGGGCACAGTCCAGCACGCTCGAAGCGATCATCCGCGCCGGCCAGGAGGGCCTGGTGGCGACCGAGGCGCTGCGGCAGGTGGTCGACCTGACAGGCGAGCAGCTGCGCGCCCTGCCCCTGTCGATCGACGACACGCAGCGCGCGGAACACGTGGCCCTGCTGAGCAGCGTGATGAGCAACGGACAGGGCCAGATCGAGGTCGCGCAGCATATCAACGACCTCGTGAGTCAGGCGCTCACGGCCGTGACCACCACGCCCCTGACCGACATCAGCGTGCGGCAGCTCAAGGACGTGCAGCAGCGGGTGATGGATCAGGTCGAGACCCTGCACACCATCATCTCGTCGGCCCATGCCCAGACCGCCACGCTCGAGGAAGTGCAGAGGCTCGACCAGGTAATCGCGCAGCACCAGCAGAAGATCCGCGACCTGCGGATGGAGAGCGCCGCCACCGAGGCCGAGGCGCTGGCCCACGCCGGCGAGGGCATTGTGCAGCGGCTGGGAGAACTCGACGACGCGGCCCCGACGCAGCTGTCGGCCCTGACGCGCATCGGGGAGGCCGTGAGCGAGCAGGTCGGGGCGACCGGCGCCGACGCGGAGGACAAGGCCAGGACGCTGGAACAGCTTGCCGGCGACATGCAGGATCGGGCGGACGAGCTACGCGGCTCCGGCTCTGGCTCCGCCCCGGAGTGACAGCACGACACCGGGCCGGACTCAGGCCAGCGTGATCCAGTACCGCCGGATCTCCTTCTCGTAGTTCGGCACGCGAAATTCGCCTTCCAGCTCGCCGCCGTTCACCTCGATCACGCGGCGTGATCCCACGTTGTCCACGTCACAGGTCACGAGCACGCGCGTGAGGCCCAGGGCCCGTGCCCGCTCCAGCGCCAGCCGCAGGGCCAGCGTGGCGTACCCCCGGCGGCGCATGGACGGCCGGATCTCGTAGCCGATATGCCCGCCGAACTCGCGCAGGCGGGCGTTCAGGGTGTGCCGGATGCTCACGCGGCCCAGGTACGTTTCGCCGTCCACAAGCCACAAGTATTCGGAGTTCACGAAGCCGACGGGCGGGACGGCGGGCGGCTCGAACCGGCGCAGGTGCGCCAGGAAGGCCGGGAAGTCGCGTTCGAGTTCGGCCGGGTCGGCGCTCAGGGTGTCGCCCAGACCGCTGCCAGTCAGCTGCGCCTCGCGGACGGCGGCCAGAAAGCTGTCTGCGTACTGCTCAGCCGGGGGAACGAGGATCGGCATGGGCCAGTGTGGCAGCCCGGCCCGCCCGTGTCATACGGCATCCGGCTCAGTACAGTTCGTCGGTGTAGGCCTTCTCCAGCAGATCCTCGGTGCGCTGCACGGCCGTTGCCGGATCGTCGCCGCCGAAGACGGAGGCGAACTGCCTTGCTCCCAGGGAACGCCCCGGGGCCTCCCAGGACTCGGGCTGCCACAGGCGCGAGCGGATGAAGGCCTTGCCGCAGTGCATGAAGCACCCGCTGATCTCGACCCGCGTACACAGCAGGGCGGGTTTGCCGTTGGCCTGCAGCTCCGCCAGCAGCGCCGGGTCGCGGTGCAGGGTCGCCGTTCCCTTGACCCGCAGCGTCTCGCGCTGGTTCGGGATGACGAAGATCAGCCCGATCTCGCCGCTGCGCAGGATGTTCCGGAAGCCCATGGTGAGGCGGTTGCCCGGCCGATCCGGAATGAGCAGGCGGCCGGCGCCGTCGATGTGAACGAAGCCCGGCGCGTCCCCCTTCGGCGAGACGTCGACATGCCCATCCGCGTCGATGGTGGACAGGAAGACCAGCGGCGCGCGCCGGACGAACTCGGTCATCACATCGTCCAGGCGCGGCAGGATCTTCGCCCGGACAGCCTCGGCGGGCGTGCCCATGACGGCCTCGAGTTCAGCTTCCGTCGTGATGCGGTGATCGTTCATGGCTCCTCCGTGGATCCGGGTCTGGCTCATGGTCATTGCACGTCACCCCGGCACACCGGCGGTTCGCCGTCCTATACAGGGGTGTTGTCCCGCCCGGAAGGACGCCCCGCCCCGGGAGCGGCCACCGATCACGCGGCGCGTCGGCACTCACCAGCGGCAGTGGTCAATCTGGCCCGGAATTCGGCTGCCGACACGGTAGACGCCCGCACCCCCGGTTTACAATCCAGAGCATGACGGCCCCCGACTTCACGATCCGCGACCTGGGCGTCATGCCGTACCGGGACGCCTGGGCGCTGCAACGCGAGCTGCACGCGCAGGTGCTGGAGGGGGGGAAGCCCACCCTGCTGCTCGTCGAGCACCCCCCGGTGCTCACGCTGGGGCGCAAGGCGCGCGAGGGCACGAACATCGTGGTGACCCGCGAGTATCTGACCGCGCAGGGCATCGAGGTGCTGGAGATCGAGCGTGGCGGGGACGTCACGTACCACGGCCCCGGACAACTGGTGGCGTACGCGATCTTCCCGGTGGGCCGCCGGGTCGTGGACTTCCTGCGGCTGCTGGAGGACGCGACGATCACGGCCCTGCACACCCTGGGTCTGCACGATGCCCGCCCGAATCCCGGCTACGCGGGCGTGTATGTCGACCCGCGCCACGTGAACGGACATCTCTACGACCAGAAGATCGCGTCCTTCGGCGTGGCCGTGAAACGCCACGTGGCCCTGCACGGACTGGCGCTGAACGTGACCACGAATCTCCAGCACTTCGATCTGATCGTCCCCTGCGGACTGACGGACACGCAGATGACCAGCGTGCAGCGCGAATACGACCGGCGCGGACTACAGCGCACAGCGAGCATGGCCGACGCGAAGACGGCCCTCGCGGACGCCTTCACCACCACCTTCGAGACCTACGACTGGACGCTGCCGCAGCTCGCGGTGGCGGGGAGCTGAGCCGCATGACCCATACCGAGAACCCTGGCACCGAGAAAGAAGCGAAATTCGTCAAGAACGGCATCTACCGCAAGGACTCCGTGCGCGTGCGCGAGCAGAAGCCCGAGTGGCTGAAGGTCACGATCCCGACCGGCGGTGTGTACGGCGAGGTGCGGAAGATTGTCAAGGAGCACCGCCTGCACACCGTGTGCGAGGAAGCCATGTGCCCGAACATCGGCGAGTGCTGGTCGCGCGGCACGGCCACCTTCATGCTGATGGGCCACATCTGCACCCGCGCGTGCAAGTTCTGCGCCGTGGACACCGGCAACCCCATGGGCAGACTCGACCTCGACGAGCCGGCCAACGTCGCCCAGAGCGTGGCCCTGATGGGCCTGAAGTACGTCGTGCTGACCTCGGTCGACCGCGACGACCTGCCGGACGGCGGCGCGTACCACTTCGCGAAGACCGTGCAGGCCATCAAGAAGGCCAATCCGGGCACCCGCGTGGAGGCCCTGACGCCCGACTTCGGCGGCAACACGCACTGTGTGGATCTGGTGCTGGACAGCGGCGTGGACACCTACGCGCAGAACCTGGAGACCGTGCGCCGCCTGACGCACCCGGTGCGCGACATCCGCGCCGACTACGACCAGACGCTGGCCGTGCTGGCCCACGCCAAGCAGGTGCGGCCCGACGTGATCACCAAGACCAGCATCATGCTGGGCCTGGGCGAGACGCGTGAGGAGATCACGGAGGCCATGCGCGACTGCCGCGCCGCCGGGGTGGACGTCCTGACCTTCGGCCAGTACCTGCGACCCACCATGCACCACCTGCCCGTCGAGCGCTACGTGACCCCCGCCGAATTCGACGAGATCCGCGAGGAAGGCATGGCCCTGGGCTTCATGGAGGTCGTGTCTGGCCCCCTGGTGCGCAGCTCCTACAAGGCCGAGCAGATCGTCATGGACAAACCGGGCAACCTGCCGGAGCACCTGGCCCATCTGGACGCCGGCAGCGAACTGAGCCTCATCTAAAGGATGGACATCGGAGGGGACGAGTCCGGGAACGCCCGGCTCGTCCCCTCTCTCCTGTTCTCCCACGCCTGGATCACCCGCTGCACGGTGTCGTCCAGCGGATCGGCGCAGGACAGTGCGAGGTCGTAGCGGGTGAAGGTGTGCACCGTCAGCGCGTCCCGGCGGGCGTCGCCCAGACGGCGGTCGCCCCGCGCGAGTTCGCGGCGTTCCAGTTCCTCCACGGGGCAGTGCAGACCGACCAGAAACACGTCGAAGCCGGTCAGACACGTGCGGAACTCCTGCCACATGGCGGGCGTCTCGATGATGTAGTCCACGACGAGGCTGTTGCCGGCCGCGAGCAGCGCGGGCAGACAGGCAGTGAAGCCGCTGAAGACCTGCGGGCGGATGGCCTGCCACTCGCGCACCGTCCCCTGTGTCGTGCGCGGCAGCACGGTATCGCCGAACATGAAGAAGTCCAGGCTGAAGTGCAGGAACGGTACTGGCAGGGCGTCCCGCAGCGCGTGCGCGAGCGTGGACTTTCCGGCGCTGGACGCGCCGTTGATGAGGATCAGGGCACCGGTCATCTGCACAGTCTGCGGCCAGCGCGGCCAGGAGACCTCGGCCAGATGGCGGAGCGGCGAGGGCGCGGGCCGTGCCGTAATGCCGCCGTAACTCGCGGGGCCGAAGGTACCAGGCAGGAGGTCAACCATGCTTGTCAGGGACGCCATGCACCCCCGGGTCGTGACCGCCGACCCGAACGAGACGCTGCCAGAGGCCGTGGTGAAGATGCAGGAGCTGCATGTCAAACGTCTGCCCGTGATGCACGGGGGGCGGCTGGTGGGCATCCTGACCGACGGCGAGGTGCGCCAGCATCTGCCCACCCTGGACGAGGGCCTGACCCCGTGGGCCTTCGCGGGCCGGGCCGGACGAGTCCATGTGCGGGAGGCGATGCGGATACCGGTGTTCACGGTGCTGGCCACCGAGCCCCTGGACCGGGCCATGACGGTCATGCTCGACCGGCGCGTGGGTGGGCTGCCCGTGCTGGACGACGACGGCCAGCTGTGCGGCATGCTGACCCTGACGGACGTGCTGCGGGCCTCCACGCACGCCGCCCGGCTGGAGTGGGGTACGGTGGAACAGCACATGACCACGGCTGTCGTGAGTGTCCCGGTCACTGCCCCCGCCGCCGATGGCGCCGCCCGGCTGACGGTCAGCCGCCTGCATGTCCTGCCGGTGCTGGACGGCCAGACCCTGGTCGGCCTGCTGCACGAGCGGGACGTGACCCAGGCGGTCGGGCGGGCACAGGCCATCCACGGCAAGACCCTGATGGGTGCCCAGTTCCTGCTCGACGGCCGCACCGTGCGCGACCTGATGCGTGCGCCCAGCGGCGTCCTGCGCGAGAGCACGCCCCTGCACGACGCGCTGACCCGCATGCTGGAACTCGACGTCCACGGTCTGCCCGTGATCGACCTGGACGGCACCCTGCTGGGGGTCGTGACCATCAGCGATGTGCTGCGGGCCATGCTGCGCCGCGAGCCGCACCCCTCATGATCCCGGCAGCTCACAACATCACCTGAAGCACGGTCACGCCCGCACGGACATGGTGTACTCCACGCATGTTCACAACGCACCGGGCCGCGCTGCTGGCGCTGGCCGCCATGGGCGCGGCGCTCACCACCACCGCCCGCGCCACCCTGGAAGACGATGCCCGCACCATCCTGACCTACGGCCCACGCGTGGCCGGTTCTCCCGCCAACGAGCAGGCCCGCACCTACCTGGAGGCGCAGTTCCGCGCCCTGGGCTACGAGACGCGCCGCCAGCCCTTCAGCTACCCCCGCTTCGACGACCTGGGTTCCGACGTGCAGGTGGGCACGCAGACCCTGACCGGCCGCGCCATGCAGGACTCGGTGGGCGGCAGCGTCAGCGGCGCGGTGGTGCGTGTGCCCGGCATCGGCAGCCCCGAGGACTTTGCGAAGGTGGATGTGAAGGGCAAGGTCGCGGTGGTTCAGCGCGGCCAGATTCCCTTCGTCCAGAAGGCCCAGAACGCGATCGCGGCCGGGGCGACCGGCGTGATCATCGTGAACAACACCCAGGGCGAACTGCGCGGCACACTGGGCAGCCGAACCGCCCTGCCCGTCCTGGGGGTCACGCCTGCCACGGGCGAGGCGCTGAAGGACGGCGCGAGCATCACCCTGAACGTCCGCGTGCGCGAGGGCGACGTGCAGGCCGTGAACCTGATCGCGTATAAGAGCGGCGTGACCGCCCCGCAGATCCTGTTCGGGGCACACATGGACTCTGTGGCCGGTGCGCCCGGCGCGAACGACAACCTGAGCGGCAGCCTGACCGTGCTGGAGATCGCCCGCCGTGCCGCGACCACGCCCCTGGGCACCCGCAGCTACTTCATGCTCTTCGACGGCGAGGAGGACGGCCTGCTCGGTTCCCGCGCCTTCGTCAAGGACAACACCGCCCTGGTCGGCGGCCTGAAGGCCATGCTGAACTTCGACATGGTCGGTGTGAACGCCGCGCCCCTGACCGTCTCGGGGACAGCCAGTCTGGCCGAGACCGTCCGCCGGGCTGGTCTGTCCGCCCGCGACTCGGACATGGGCCGGAGCGATCACGTGCCTTTCCAGCAGGCCGGCGTGCCCGCGCTGATGTTCTACCGGGGCGAGGACGCCAACTACCACCAGCCCGGCGACACGGTCTATGACCCGGCGCTGCTGCGCGACACAGCGGACGTGGCCGTGAAGGTGGCCGATGCGGTGCTGAGTGCCGTACCCGCGAACTGAGGCCCACAAGCAAAAGCCCCCGCCATGCGCGGGGGTTTTTGTGGTGCGGATGCCCAGACTTGAACTGGGGACCTCACGCTTATCAGGCGTGCGCTCTAACCAGCTGAGCTACACCCGCGCACCGTGGGCCACTGCCCTTGCGGACAGGCGGCAGTCAATGTAGCAGGGGGGCGGCGGGGTGTCAACGCTGGGGCGCCGGGCGTCAGCGGGGCCAGGGGGTGGTGCCGGGCGGCGGCGTCAGGCTGGCGTGGATATCCAGCGCGTAGCGGTCGGTCATCCCGGCGACATAGTCGCACACCGCACGCTCTGTTCCCCACGTGGCGGCCAGATCACGGTACGGCGGCGGGAGCATGCTGGGCCGGGCCAGCAGCGCGTGGAACAGCGTGGTCAGCACCCGGCTGGCCTGCTCGACCTGCATCTCGACGCGCCAGTGGCGGTACAGGTTCTCGCGCAGGAAGGTGGCCGAGCCGCGCAGCAGGTCGCGGACATGCGGGCTGTACGTGATCAGCGCGTGCGGGGACGTGCGGGCGGCGTGGGCACTGTCCAGAGGCGCGGCATGCAGGGCGGCGTCGCTGCTCTCGCTCAGGTCGGTGATCAGCCACCCCAGCAGTTCGCGGTGCAGGTGCCGCCGCTCGCGGTCGGAGATCCGCGTGCCGTCCACCCCGGCGCGGCCAAGCAGCTCCCGCCACAGCGGCACGTCGGCCAGCTGGGCGGGGGTCAGGAGGCCGCTGCGCAGGCCGTCGTCGAGGTCGTGGGCGGTGTAGGCCAGGGCGTCGGCGGCGTCCACGACCTGCGCCTCCAGGCTGGGACGGCCCAGGTCGGCGCGGTCGTGCTTGTTCAGGCCGTCCAGGGTATCCAGCGTCAGGTTCAGGCCGGGCGCGTCCGGGCGCCGGTATTCCAGCAGCGTGACGATCCGCCGCGCCTGGGCGTTGTGGTCGAAGCCCCCGTGCCCTTCCATCAGGGCGTTCAGGACGCGTTCGCCCGCATGACCGAAGGGCGGGTGCCCCAGGTCGTGGGCCAGGGCGATGGTCTCGGCCAGGGTCTCGTTCAGGCCCAGGGTCAGGGCGACGCTCCGGGCGACCTGCTGCACCTCCAGCGTGTGGGTCAGGCGCGTGCGGTAGTGGTCGCCGCTGGCGTTCAGGAAGACCTGGGTCTTGGCCTCCAGCCGCCGGAAGGCCGTGGTGTGCAGCACCCGGTCGCGGTCTTTCTGGAAGGCGGTGCGGGTGGCACCCTCCGGCTCCGGGTGCTCGCGGCCACGTGACTCCTGGCTCAGGGTGGCGTACGGAGCCAGCGTGGCGGCCTCGCGGGCCTCCAGTTCAGCGCGGGTGACCATGCGGACAGTCTGGCAGAGAGAAGGGCGCAGAGGGATGGCAGCAGAGGGCAGAGGGCTTGAAGCTCCGCGCCCCAACTCTGTGCCGTCTGCTGTCTGCCCTCAGCTCTCGGCAGCCTTATACCAGTTGCGGTCCCAGCGGTGCCCGTACAGCTGCTGCACCTGCTCGGCTGGCAGCCCCTTGCCGTCGGCCAGGGCGACGTTGCGCTCGACGTTGCGAACCGAACGCATACCCACGATCACGGTGCTCACAGCCGGATGCGACAGCACGAAGCGCAGGCTGGTCTCGGGCAGCTGAGCGGTGCTGATCCCCAGGTCGGACTCAATGGCCCGCAGGTGCGACTGCAGCTCGGACTTGCGGGCGCCGCCGAAGTACGAGTTGCGCCAGTCGCCGTCCGGGAAGGTGGTCTCAGGCGTGATGTTCCCGGTCAGGCTGCCCTCGTCGAGGGCCACGCGCACGATCACGCCGACGCCGTTGGCGCGACAGGCGTCCAGCAGCCGATCCTGCGGCGACTGGTCGAACACGTTGTAGATGACCTGCACGGTCTCGACCACGCCGGCCTCGACCGCCTTCACGGCGTTGTCCGGCTGGTGGTCATTGATGGAGATCCCGAACGAGCGGATCTTGCCGTCCTTCTTGAGCTGCGCCACGGCGTCCTGCCAGTCGCCCTGTCCCAGCCACGCGTCGTTCCAGACGTGGAACTGCTGCACGTCGATGGTGGGCAGGCCCAGGCGCTCCAGGCTGGCGTCGGTCATGGCGACCACGTGGTCAGCGGGGAAGGCCTGATCGGCGGTGGTGCTGTCGGCGGCGGGCCACTGCTGGTTCTTCGGGCTGATCTTGGTGGCGACCAGGGTTCCGGGGTACTCGCGGGCGACCTGACCGACCAGCCGCTCGCTGTGGCCGCTGCCGTAGCCCATGGCCGTGTCGATGAAGTTGCCACCCAGGTCGAGGTAGCGGCGCAGGGCTCCCAGGCTCTCGTCGTCCTGGGCGCCGATCCACATGTCCGCGCCGATGCCCCACGCGCCGTAGCCGATCTCGGTGACGTTCAGGCCGGTGCGGCCCAGGGGGCGCTGGTGCAGGCGGGTGTTCGAAGTGGTCATACGGGGACTGTAACGATTCAGGGTGGATGAATCCAGCCACGCAATCTTCACGCGACCCCCCGGAGTACGCTGCGCGGATGACTGCCCCGGCCCCCGCTCCCCTGCCCGTCATCTCCCCGCAGGTGCGCCGGCTGGCAACCGTGGGACTGGTCGTCGGGGTGTTTCTGGCCGCGCTGGAGGCCAGCGTGGTGGCGACCGCCATGCCCAGCGTGATCCGCGAGCTGGGCGGCGAGCATCTGTACGCCCTGCCGTTCGCGGTCTACCTGCTGACCAGTACGGTGTCCAGCCCGCTGTGGGGCCGCGCCAGCGACATCGTGGGGCGCCGCCGCCTGTACCTGTGGGGGGTGGTGATCTTCCTGATCGGCTCGGCGCTGTGCGGGATCAGCCAGAACATGCCCACCCTGATCGCGGCGCGGGCCGTGCAGGGCATCGGGGCCGGGGCGCTGCTGCCGCTGACCCTGACCATGATCGGGGAGCTGTACACCCTGGCCGAGCGCAGCCGCGTGCAGAGCTTCATCTCCGGTGTGTGGGGCGTGTCGGGCCTGCTGGGGCCGCTGCTGGGCGGCTGGCTGACCGAGGCGCTGTCGTGGCGCTGGACGTTCTACGCCAGCCTGCCGTTCGGGATTGCCGCCCTGATCATCGCCCTGCGCTCGTTGCCCGAGACCGGGCAGCCCCGCGCGGCCAACCTCGACTGGCCCGGAGCCGTGCTGTTCACGGCGGGTAGCGGCCTGATCGTGTGGGGGCTGGAACAGCGCCAGTGGGTGCTGGTCGGCGTGGGTGCCCTGATCCTGCTCGCGGCCATCGCGGTCGAGCGGCGGCACCGCGATCCTCTGCTGCCCATGCGGGCCCTGCGCGACCGCCTGCCG from Deinococcus sp. AB2017081 encodes the following:
- a CDS encoding CBS domain-containing protein — protein: MLVRDAMHPRVVTADPNETLPEAVVKMQELHVKRLPVMHGGRLVGILTDGEVRQHLPTLDEGLTPWAFAGRAGRVHVREAMRIPVFTVLATEPLDRAMTVMLDRRVGGLPVLDDDGQLCGMLTLTDVLRASTHAARLEWGTVEQHMTTAVVSVPVTAPAADGAARLTVSRLHVLPVLDGQTLVGLLHERDVTQAVGRAQAIHGKTLMGAQFLLDGRTVRDLMRAPSGVLRESTPLHDALTRMLELDVHGLPVIDLDGTLLGVVTISDVLRAMLRREPHPS
- a CDS encoding M28 family peptidase, with translation MFTTHRAALLALAAMGAALTTTARATLEDDARTILTYGPRVAGSPANEQARTYLEAQFRALGYETRRQPFSYPRFDDLGSDVQVGTQTLTGRAMQDSVGGSVSGAVVRVPGIGSPEDFAKVDVKGKVAVVQRGQIPFVQKAQNAIAAGATGVIIVNNTQGELRGTLGSRTALPVLGVTPATGEALKDGASITLNVRVREGDVQAVNLIAYKSGVTAPQILFGAHMDSVAGAPGANDNLSGSLTVLEIARRAATTPLGTRSYFMLFDGEEDGLLGSRAFVKDNTALVGGLKAMLNFDMVGVNAAPLTVSGTASLAETVRRAGLSARDSDMGRSDHVPFQQAGVPALMFYRGEDANYHQPGDTVYDPALLRDTADVAVKVADAVLSAVPAN
- a CDS encoding deoxyguanosinetriphosphate triphosphohydrolase, yielding MVTRAELEAREAATLAPYATLSQESRGREHPEPEGATRTAFQKDRDRVLHTTAFRRLEAKTQVFLNASGDHYRTRLTHTLEVQQVARSVALTLGLNETLAETIALAHDLGHPPFGHAGERVLNALMEGHGGFDHNAQARRIVTLLEYRRPDAPGLNLTLDTLDGLNKHDRADLGRPSLEAQVVDAADALAYTAHDLDDGLRSGLLTPAQLADVPLWRELLGRAGVDGTRISDRERRHLHRELLGWLITDLSESSDAALHAAPLDSAHAARTSPHALITYSPHVRDLLRGSATFLRENLYRHWRVEMQVEQASRVLTTLFHALLARPSMLPPPYRDLAATWGTERAVCDYVAGMTDRYALDIHASLTPPPGTTPWPR
- a CDS encoding aldo/keto reductase, whose protein sequence is MTTSNTRLHQRPLGRTGLNVTEIGYGAWGIGADMWIGAQDDESLGALRRYLDLGGNFIDTAMGYGSGHSERLVGQVAREYPGTLVATKISPKNQQWPAADSTTADQAFPADHVVAMTDASLERLGLPTIDVQQFHVWNDAWLGQGDWQDAVAQLKKDGKIRSFGISINDHQPDNAVKAVEAGVVETVQVIYNVFDQSPQDRLLDACRANGVGVIVRVALDEGSLTGNITPETTFPDGDWRNSYFGGARKSELQSHLRAIESDLGISTAQLPETSLRFVLSHPAVSTVIVGMRSVRNVERNVALADGKGLPAEQVQQLYGHRWDRNWYKAAES
- a CDS encoding MDR family MFS transporter — its product is MTAPAPAPLPVISPQVRRLATVGLVVGVFLAALEASVVATAMPSVIRELGGEHLYALPFAVYLLTSTVSSPLWGRASDIVGRRRLYLWGVVIFLIGSALCGISQNMPTLIAARAVQGIGAGALLPLTLTMIGELYTLAERSRVQSFISGVWGVSGLLGPLLGGWLTEALSWRWTFYASLPFGIAALIIALRSLPETGQPRAANLDWPGAVLFTAGSGLIVWGLEQRQWVLVGVGALILLAAIAVERRHRDPLLPMRALRDRLPRVAFAGNLLGGAAYFGVIAYLPLYAQGVTGGSATAAGAILTPMLVGWTLTAIVTARLVKTVPLARIAQAGFLVLVVMFAALIFAVHAPLWVTSVLGFAVGTGMGFAMLSLLLAAQEGSPRAELGAVTSGVLFARQMGGALGVALMALLIGPAAIETGGYQLAEGLRRAYELSLGLVIVAFVLSLLLRVIPASQSGRASERPVSVE